In Candidatus Zixiibacteriota bacterium, one DNA window encodes the following:
- a CDS encoding response regulator — MAKRILIVDDESDVAVYLATALRANGYDAVIAANAKTALNEVRQNRPDLISLDIVMPEESGIALYKKLKANPTSAEIPVVVVSGAGQDGTFDFRSLASDESVSEPECFFEKPIDVDEYIVMIGKLTSANRGSKRKKTS, encoded by the coding sequence GTGGCCAAGAGGATTCTGATCGTAGACGATGAATCGGATGTCGCAGTGTATCTTGCTACGGCACTGAGAGCGAATGGCTACGACGCGGTGATTGCCGCGAACGCGAAAACTGCTCTTAACGAGGTGCGGCAGAACCGTCCTGATTTGATAAGCCTCGATATCGTAATGCCTGAGGAGTCAGGAATTGCTCTGTACAAGAAACTCAAAGCAAATCCGACCAGCGCGGAGATTCCTGTTGTGGTTGTCAGCGGTGCAGGACAGGACGGAACTTTTGACTTCCGGTCTCTTGCCTCCGACGAGTCCGTATCGGAACCGGAGTGTTTTTTTGAAAAGCCAATCGATGTTGATGAGTATATTGTAATGATCGGGAAACTGACATCTGCGAATAGAGGATCGAAACGAAAGAAAACGTCATGA